The Canis lupus familiaris isolate Mischka breed German Shepherd chromosome 1, alternate assembly UU_Cfam_GSD_1.0, whole genome shotgun sequence DNA window GGCCTGCACATGGCTCTGCCGATTTGGACCCATTTAAATTTCGCTGGTTGATCCCCATATCCGCACTTCAAGTCAGACTGGGGAATACAGCAGGTAATTGTTTCATGTGGGATGATGCcaggaaaaagcattttaaagagaCTTATTTGCATTGTGGAATGAAAAACCAGAAAGAACTTTGGGGataatttttgagttttattttataggCAAGGAAAATGAGGACAAGAGAGGTTGTTACGATGTTGCTCTTCTTGTTTTTGCTCTTTTACAGACTTTTGGAGAAAGTAAATGCCAGTGGATTGCTTTTCTTTGCCAACTACCTCTCTTCACTCTCTTCACTGTTTATTTTCACTATCAATGGTTTTCAACAATTTTTTCTAATATCCTTGATACCCTAAAATTTGTTAAAGAAACAAAGgaccacaatttaaaatttaagaatttttgatACACCAGAAAGTCTCTTCAGTTTAAGCAGTATTATAAGtgatactagaaaaaaaaatatcttaaagatcTTCAGTCTTCCATCTTGGAAAATGTTCAGAGATCTTCTAGAATAACCACATTCTGGTGACAGTGCCTCTGGTGACAGAAAGGACCAGCAGTCTAAGGCATGCCGCGATGGTCTGGGTCCctgcttcatttttgttttgaagcGCTTATGTTTCCTAACACGGGACTGACTTTGGGCTGACCTGTTTTACCTCAAGTACCTGGGCACATCCTGCTGTTCCTTCCAAAAAATACAATGAACTGAATGGGGTTGAAAAACAGGATCCCTTTAACCTCTTTCCCGGAGAGATGGAATCCAGGGCCAGGGAGAAAGCATGTTAAGAGGGATAGAAAACTTTACCAGGAAATGTAAAAAGtaattacaaagtatttttgaTAACGATCTGTGAAAGTCAAATGATAAGAGGACAGAGAATATTTGACTTGAGTTTTGAACTTCCATCTTTGGCAAAGTCGTAGacccttgttttcttttacacAGGGACAGAAAATAATTCCATATGGGAACTGATCCATACGAAGTCAGAAATAGAAGGACGGCCAGAAACCATCTTCCAACTGTGCTGCAGGTATTATTGACTTCCAAAAATTAAAGCCAATAGGAATAAGACAGAATTACACTATCTTAAAAACGGGAGTTTATTTTTAGTGCTCTCCTGAATTTTGATGACTTCAAGATCACACCCAGCCTCCCCCCAAATGGCAACTGTGACTGGAGTAGAACATACTGGTTAAATATATATCCAGATTTTAGTGTTCAGAGGCGCTTCAAGAAGGATTGCTTCTCCTTTTGTAAGTTAGGAGGCCAAGGTGCCCAGAGGTTGGGTGACGTGCTGTCAGTCTGGTCCTGAGAGCAGTGATGGGACACGTAAGGACTGGGGAATGTGGACACGATGCAGGTGACACTGGACAGAACAGctattttctcttctcccctcacCAGTGACAATGAAAGCAAGACCAACATCGTCAAGGTGATTCGGTCTATTCTGAGGGAGAACTTCAGGCGTCACATCAAGTGTGAGTTACCCCTGGAGAAGACCTGTAAGGATCGCCTGGTTCCCCTTAAGAACCGAGTTCCTGTTTCAGCCAAGTTAGGTGAGAACTTTGCTGGCCTTGTGTTTATTGAGGACCATCTGAGCTTCTCTGTGGAAAATATATGTTCCTGCAATAACAGCAGTCCATCCTCGCTTTGTCAAGTACCAGGGGTAGCTTGGTAAGCTCTGAACCAGACACCCGAATCCAGAGTGGTGTGTGAAGGTGGTGGcgattttatttctgattttatttccttttaagaaagtgaaaaggcctCTTGCTCCTAGACCTTGTATAAGCTCTAATCACCCCCAACTCCCAAGTCCTTGCCTTACTACCAGCTGACGCAGTCTCTACACTTACCATCTTATCTGTTTCTTCCACCAAGATGTACAGAAGTCCAGGGGTTGGGCTTTGTTCACTGCAGCAATCCCAGTGCTCAGAGAAGTTCAAGTCATCTAGAAAGCCAATAGTTGGTGAATTAAGGTCAAGAAACCTTATATTCATTCTTAGTCAAATGAACACTCCAAAATAATCACTCCAAATCAAGCTCTTAAACTGTAtacctttaaaattcatttaaatttttcttttaaattttcggTTTAAAACCCTCTTCTGTAGTAACTGTTTTGTTAATATCTTTGGTCTTATTTGtagtctttcctttttcctttttttttttttttgttacagtgTAACCTCTTCAGATTCactgtatattttctatttttttcctctattgcCAAAATAAGCTGTAGCCATCAAAACTATGCTGTAACTGCCCACAGAAACATCACAACTGAGAGCCCCCCTTTTCCCTTCAAcgcaagagaaagaaacacacacagaggattAAATATTCGTATTAAATCTCTGAGAGTTGGCTAGAAATTCCAGCAGAGAGAGTTCTCATGAGTGATGAAGGACATTTTCCTACTTTTAATtgagaagcaagagaaataaacaagGTGAGAAGGCAGGGATAGAAATATGGTATAATCTTGGCTATCCATTTTCAAAGTACTTAGTGAAAGAAAGGGACCTAGATTTTATTAGTAACTTTTTCATTTGTGCATTGGCAAAATAAGAAAGCCTTTGTAACAATTTATAGCTTCTTCTATCTAAACAATCGGGCTCTGGTAATTGATCATCTAGAAATGCCAAATCCTCTAACATTTCAAATAAACCAAAGTAAAAAACTTTCACACTTGCAGTATCTGCATTTTCCCCCAAGTTCCAGGATAGTTGGTAAAAAAGTGagatgataaaattttaagttattaatgTTAAATCTTCTAATGTACAATGCAAAACTTATGCActgtggagtctgtttcttgatcgTGACAGGAGATGCACTTTTCCTCATTGCAGCTTCCTCCAGGTCCTTAAAAGTCCTCAAAACTTCCTCCAGCAGCGAGTGGCCCAGCGAGCCGGGCAAGGCCAGCTCCCTGGACTCTGACGAGTGCAGCCTGAGCAGCAGCACGCAGAGCAGTGGCTGCCACCCAGGTGGAAGCCGGCAGGACTGCCTGCAACACCCCCAGACGGGCCTGGCTGATTTTCCAGACAATCTCATCAAAGAGAGTGACATTCTGAGCGACGAAGATGAGGACTACCATCAGACTCTCAAACAGGGCAGCCCTACCAAAGACATTGAACTTCAGTTCCAGAGACTGAGAATCTCCGATGACCCGGACGCAAACGCCGCTGAGCAACAGCCCAGCACAGAGGGCCGACCCAAGGGGGAGCCGCCCAAACTGGTGCGGGGGCACTTCTGTGCCATTAAACGGAAAGCAAACAGCACCAAACGGGACAGGGGAACTTTGCTAAAGGCACAGATCCGTCACCAGTCCCTTGACAGTCAATCTGAAACCACCACCCTTGATCTCAGTTCCGTTCTGCAGCGAGAGTTCAGTGTCCAGAGTTTAACATCGGTAGTCAATGAGGAGTGCTTTTATGAAGCGGAGAGCCACGGAAAGTTGTAGTGCAATTTCAGTCCGGACATGGGTTTAATTGCTTGTTTTAAACTGGTGGTGAAGTGGAAATTGCAGAAAACCTATTTGTTATTGGGGTTTGTGCAGCATACATTTTCCCACAAAATAGTTGTAAagatttaagttattttaatttattatagatCAGAGAACTAGATTAAACTGATCAGAATCTGTAAGAATCTGTAAATTACTTAGTTTATATCCCTTTTGAGCAGGTATCAAAATGACTTAGGATCCTTAAAATTacaatctattttaatttatgtgGAAAAAGTAAGATGGAGAAGTTGtgattaatagtttttaaaaggtcCCCCCCCCCAATCCTCTGGGCATTTTTCTTTGagctgtttttgctttatttaaagcatatttattttaatgtgggtGAGGGGCACAATGTgcagatatttcatttttgtaaggTTGTAACAGATGCTGTTTATACTGAACCTGTCATATCTATGcagtatatatattaaaagaaagctTGTACTGTAtcttatttgattatatttattttctctaccaAGATGTACAGTAAAAGGGAAATAAGTCACATCTGGTAATCGTATTTTTATTATCCTTCGGTAGAAGACAAAAGTGCACATCTGAGCAGCTCAACGTTGTGGAAATCTACATCTGATATGCTGCTTATAGTCCATTTCTCTCCTTGTCATCCTCCTTTtcctgatttttgcttttattttgcttgaGTTCTTCTCTGAAATTGTAAGCAAAGAGGTGTGGGTCTTCATCACACATTTTTCGGTATACATCACACAGGCTCTTAAAGTGTGAGACGGAGAGCTGGCTGGGCCGGAGGGTAGGGTCTACGTCTGCCAGCTCTAACAGTTTCCCAGTGCTTTCCACACGGTGAATCTGAGGGAATAACATTCTGAGAAGAGAAAATCATCAGAATTCTACTTAAGAAATTCTGTAAACCATGATGTGTCTTTCTATTTGCACTTGAAAATGACATCATTTTGATCACTGACAATGGGAGGGAGTGTCCGCGGGGCCCCCAGCCACTGGAGAAGGTTCTTGGCCATGCCACCGCAGCAGGTACAGAGGAcccctgaaggcagagctaaTCTGACCTGGGAGGTATGTCCATGAGGGGAAATACTTTCCAAAGCGCAATACAAGTATCTTTAAGGTAAGTTTAAAGAAACATCTCAGTTTTAGTCTTACAGAAACAGGTTTAGTTTGCCTCATTTCAATATAAAacttatttcttgatttttttgtaatttgaacTTAGATTTTAGAACTGTTCACTCTCAAGGAATGACCCTTCTTTGCAAAGTTTGAAAACAGGAGGTGTGAAAATACAGAGATCATTCTCTCTTTCAGGTTTACCTTGTGGCAACTTTACAACTGATTGGaattatagattttaaatttcaactaACCAAGcagatcacatttttaaaatgaacagcaAAACTGATGATTGAAATGTTGCAAAACTACacctaggttttcttttcttaatagtTGCTCTACAGAGCTCAGAGATCATGGCCAATGTCAGTGGAGTTTCTCTTACAGGCTGCTGGTCCTCTCAGTAAGGAACTGCAAGTTCTCTATGGTGTCTGGGTGAGCTGTGATATTGGAGTACAGTTTGGTGACCGATGTGTGGGTGCATGTGCTTGAAGGACACCAATGAGGCAAAGCACGGCACACTAGGTTCCCTATCTGTATAAGGGACTGTGTCTATGAAATGAAAGGGCCCATCATTAAGGTTGGAAACACCAGGGCCAGCTCTGAGGCCAGTTCTAGCATTCTCAAAAGAGAGTATACTTTATGTCTGTTCCCCCACCATGAATCAGGACCATCAGGTACAGCTGTACAAGTCACACCCTGTGTGAAGGGTGATGAGTGTGAACTGAAATCCAGCTGGGGCTCTCATCAAATGATACACATCCTGGCTGGGCTTGCAGcctatggtgtgtgtgtgtgtatgtgatcaTTCTAACTATCACCAAGGTAGCCAGTGGCATCTGTCACCAACTCTGCTCTTGAAGTCTCCGCTAGAGCAGTAGCAACTACCTGGTGAAGAATAAACCCTGGCCTAGTTAGAGCCACCAACGGCAAGACAAGGATTTCATATCAGCTCAAATCTGTAAGACTGAGTTGTGGGCTGCAGTGATTTCAGGATGCAGCTCTGAACTGTACCTGAAATAATTTCATGTGCTAAGGGGACACCTCACAAAACCAGAGAAGAGATGGAGCTTTATATTAATGGGGGTGATCGGGAAATGAGAAATGTGTGCCTATAAAGCCAGGCATCTTTAAATAGCTAAAAGTTGACCATATTAGATGGCAGgcttttaaacacacacaaacacacacacacccaccccttCCTGCCTTACTTGGGcctaattaaacattttcttggatgtccatgaatataaaatatcactGTGATCACTTCAGGGCCTCTGGAGGCATGTGGATTCTAAACCACCATGTTCTGTCTGGGATTCCTGACAgtggccgtgtgtgtgtgtacagcagAACAAAAAGCTCCCCATTAAATAAAAACGTGCTTGTATGAATATTTCATGACAACATTTTGGCTGCTCCAACACTGTACTTGCTTCCTGGTTCTAAGTGTGTCCTTAAAAAGGATATAATTAGTGTGATACTATATTATTTGGCCTTTGGTCCCAGGTTTCTGACACAGAACTTCTAAATCGTTTAAAATTTCCTGTTAGGGGTGATAGCATTATTTGTTATTCCTAATAAAACCCCTTTTCAACCACACCTGTGTTTGTACTAATGTGATGACTCTTGGTAAGGCCCCTAGATAGACCGCTTCAGGGTCTACAACTGTCAAAGGAACCAACCCTGtaattagagggttggaactttcaggcTCACCTCCAGACCCCTCTAGGGAGGAGACGGGCTAGAGACTGAGTTCAATCTCCGGTGGCCAATGATCTAATAAACTGTGGATTTAAGAATCCATAGAAATTCTTAAATGATGGGCTCAGCGGGCTTCCAGGCTGGTGAAAACCGTGAGGTGTTGGGAGGGTGAGAGGGCAGAGAAGCTCCGTTGTACTCCTCGGTTCCCATATATACCTTGCCctacatctcttccatttggctgttcctaagttatatcttttataataaattgataaagaGATTTCCTGAGTTccgtgagccattctagcaaactACTGAAACTAtagtggcaggggcagagggattTGTCACAAATCCCCATTTCATGGCCTGTGGGTTGGAAATACAAGTGGTGACCTGGGACTTGTGACTAGCATCTGAAGTGCAGGCAGTCTCGTGGCCCTAGAATCATTATCCTTCAGGGTCTGTGCCACTCCAGGTAATGTCAGACTTGAACTGAATTGTAGGGCACCCAGATGGTGCCTAAAGAATTGGAGGACTTGTTGGGGTTGGAAAAAACCACCACATGCAGTGTCGTCAGTGCTGAGTATAAAAACAGATTGGATGGTCTGCCCTGAGAAATCATGGCCTCCACAATACAGGGTCACTGTCAGTTTTAGGTTGTGTTGATGTTAAAACCTGGTAGTGGCATCTGAGGTTAAAGCAAGGGTTTGCTTTTTCCTCCGTGAGAGTCAAGGTTTGTTCACCTCGGGATCTGAAAGAAGACTAACATTTACAGATCGCTTCAAGAATCATAAAAACAAGATTCTTAATCTTTAAAGGTGCTTAAGGATTTTAGAAAGTGCCAGTGAAAGGAAGAGACGGCATTCTTACCCAAGCCCTCGATAGCAGTACTTCCTTCGGAACTGAAACGTGTTTTGAACCACCTTCTCCACCAGCTTGAACGGCTGCTCTATCCTGGGCCGCACCAGGGGGGTGAAGTGCACCACACCCACGTCCACCTTCGTGAGCAAACATACATCATTTTGTGCCATGGCAGAACAGGATTAAGCAATGCATCTTTGTCAAACACAGGAGGACGGGTTGCTGACCGCGTCATTTTCATAAACCTTTGGTTTCGTCCAGGTCCACAGCAGACTTATCTGCAGACTTATCTGCAGGCAGGTAAGTCGCTGCACTTGGCGTTGAGCTGACTCAGAGCCACCACAGTTGCGTCTGCTCTGTAATGACACCCACTAGACCTGTGCTTGATGATcgcttaattttaaaatgtagttttacaATGGCCTTTAAGATCAAATAATCCTTAAAGTCAGTAGGCAGCTAATGGATAGCTTTAGAGTATTTTATTTAGCTTTGGAATGAGTAAAAAATAAGCTGCAACAGCAGTTCTGGCTATAAGGGTGGGCATCcaaacagagagaaggcagatggACCCCCAGGGACTACTTAGTGCTAAGCTCCCCAGAAAGGGCATCAATTAGGACACCACTTATTTGGATACAGACACTGACTAATCAGTCGGACTGGATTCATGACTGTCATCTGCACAGCCATATCACTTTCTAGGAGCAACTTGAAATGCTCCAGGAAGCCCAGGCGGGATGAAGTAGAAACCCCCAGAATGTCACTGAGTGGTGGACTAGCACTAGCAGTTGAGACTCAcaagtatatattcaaaataaaggaATAGTATTGAAAGTAagacaaaaggagaaatggagtCAAAGCAgttaccacacacacaaatgcctGACAAAGACCATGGGTCTAATAAATGGGAAGTCTGTTCATAATTTACAAAGGCCTCAGTCTCTAAGGAATTGTTAAAT harbors:
- the TIAM2 gene encoding T-lymphoma invasion and metastasis-inducing protein 2 isoform X5, whose translation is MEGPRGTRDPPPRPLARHLSDADRLRKVIQELMDTEKSYVKDLSCLFELYLEPLQNETFLTQDEMESLFGSLPEMLEFQKVFLETLEDGLSASSDFNILETPSQFRKLLFSLGGSFLYYADHFKLYSGFCANHIKVQKVLERAKTDKAFKAFLDARNPTKQHSSTLESYLIKPVQRVLKYPLLLKELVSLTDHESEEHYHLTEALKAMEKVASHINEMQKIYEDYGTVFDQLVAEQSGTEKEVTELSMGELLMHSAVSWLNPFLSLGKARKDLELTVFVFKRAVILVYKENCKLKKKLPSNSRPAHGSADLDPFKFRWLIPISALQVRLGNTAGTENNSIWELIHTKSEIEGRPETIFQLCCSDNESKTNIVKVIRSILRENFRRHIKCELPLEKTCKDRLVPLKNRVPVSAKLASSRSLKVLKTSSSSEWPSEPGKASSLDSDECSLSSSTQSSGCHPGGSRQDCLQHPQTGLADFPDNLIKESDILSDEDEDYHQTLKQGSPTKDIELQFQRLRISDDPDANAAEQQPSTEGRPKGEPPKLVRGHFCAIKRKANSTKRDRGTLLKAQIRHQSLDSQSETTTLDLSSVLQREFSVQSLTSVVNEECFYEAESHGKL